Within the Syngnathus scovelli strain Florida chromosome 6, RoL_Ssco_1.2, whole genome shotgun sequence genome, the region tgcatgtgaatttgcctttcctgccttctgattggatgagcgccggtgtgacgcggtgcctctgtcaccgtggcggggcgtatacgtcggcatcggagcgtctgccaacgtctgagaccggctggcagtgtatcggaggtgtcgagtgcggtgccgctggagctcactcaccagctggtgttagggccacagaatgaaggccaaggagaagactagaaagagaaacagaaacttctcctccaattgtttgatttgtctcttctgagcttcgatgaattctttcagctctttgttcctctaggacggaaaaatggaaagtagccttcaaaagccagtaagtgcaagtaagtgccgggctggctttgggccctaacctgttgcgcgctgtgcagcagatccattctctcttggaggatgcaagcgtcgcgctccctcaactcccacatcagggctcgcttccattggtccacggcgctcctaagctcttgtctctgatccgccgtcagcacgtcattcacgccagcgtggctggctttttcgccgtccgtggcggggcagtcccgctgcggtagcgcctcgtacaacatggcctccagctccatgatcctctgggctgcaatcctcgtccatcagtggtccggcgggagatttgagggcggcttaccttatgagcctggtccatggaacacttcctgaagtccaactcttcatccaggtagcccttctgcttgcagaacatatcctagcacaacacagctcaaggtcagaattgttggggcacattgccccgagttccccttggctgatgttgcgtgtctgtctaccttctcactttcaatgtccaacatcttctgttgaagtgctgacttggtcactttgatgtattctaaccactgaggaaaggctgctgtcacataagcagaataagCGAGAGCGCGCGTGAACGTGCGCGTTACCGTcttggctagggtgggaagggtcctggcgtgaatcacgaccacctgctcctcgttggtgagattctgcaagagcccaaaggcacagcgtcaacaagcttctttcagcgcaaagccttccaaaagtcacatttgagccgccgagtctcgtggagtgcgaacataaggagttcgacatacacttacggcgttatcgcccaggatgtccagcttcttcatcagatcactgatgacgatgtcctggggaaaggcgcaaggagcaatgtaaggtgttctgggacctcaggttaaggttagggttgcgagggacgccttacgtacgctcacgccgtcggcctcgcagtagatctgcaaagggctgaggccgtctgggaaacggacttgcagaaacttcaagacgggggagcgccactccctctcctgaaaggcagaggcatgcatccgtccgtctgtccgtccgtccgtccgtccgtccgtccgtcacatctctggcctcaacacgcttgtgcgagtcttcccacctccagctctaggatgcggaactcaagcagttcgtttttggtctcggatatcctggatgtgctctttcagacgcgcttcttccgcctccatccgcctgacctgaaaagacagtcagacctcatctgcggggcttccggacgggtgtgacgccaagcgactccgcccagcgcct harbors:
- the LOC125970588 gene encoding janus kinase and microtubule-interacting protein 3-like isoform X1; this translates as MHASAFQEREWRSPVLKFLQVRFPDGLSPLQIYCEADGVSDIVISDLMKKLDILGDNAVSNLTNEEQVVVIHARTLPTLAKTWLEYIKVTKSALQQKMLDIESEKDMFCKQKGYLDEELDFRKCSMDQAHKRIMELEAMLYEALPQRDCPATDGEKASHAGVNDVLTADQRQELRSAVDQWKRALMWELRERDACILQERMDLLHSAQQRNKELKEFIEAQKRQIKQLEEKFLFLFLVFSLAFILWP
- the LOC125970588 gene encoding janus kinase and microtubule-interacting protein 3-like isoform X2: MHASAFQEREWRSPVLKFLQVRFPDGLSPLQIYCEADGVSDIVISDLMKKLDILGDNANLTNEEQVVVIHARTLPTLAKTWLEYIKVTKSALQQKMLDIESEKDMFCKQKGYLDEELDFRKCSMDQAHKRIMELEAMLYEALPQRDCPATDGEKASHAGVNDVLTADQRQELRSAVDQWKRALMWELRERDACILQERMDLLHSAQQRNKELKEFIEAQKRQIKQLEEKFLFLFLVFSLAFILWP